The following coding sequences lie in one Myxococcus xanthus genomic window:
- a CDS encoding NAD(P)H-dependent flavin oxidoreductase encodes MNGANDGRSPPSSRESEPDEERGDSSPEPRRPPIYVLEGNTLHTRLTRELGVNYPFVSDGMAFVSLPPLVIAVSEAGGVGMLGAALEPADVLDVRLHTIQAGTRRPFGVNFLMAQRDSRHFTTREHIETCIARRVPIVSFHGGLPPEEWVAALRAAGVRVWAQAPSGEVARRALSLDVDGLIAQGRQASGLNQSTTPTLALVRELRALTDTVPVLAAGGIADGLSAARALFHGADGVWVGTRMVASVEAHAHPAYKQRIVDGDAGDTDVTTVFGREWPGHRMRVLRNRVVREWTGREGRVPMPMATPERIGTTRLFPGTPGGGPLVDVPRHSAFVPTPDTEGNLEEMAMPASGASMARIESVLPAGQIVVELMERARRVLADPHGLDADADEDGRG; translated from the coding sequence ATGAACGGAGCGAATGACGGACGTTCCCCGCCCTCTTCCCGTGAATCCGAGCCCGACGAGGAGCGCGGTGATTCGAGTCCAGAGCCCCGGCGGCCTCCGATTTATGTCCTGGAAGGCAACACCCTGCACACGCGGCTGACGCGTGAGTTGGGGGTGAACTATCCATTCGTCAGCGACGGCATGGCCTTCGTGTCGCTGCCGCCGCTGGTCATCGCCGTATCGGAAGCTGGCGGCGTGGGCATGCTCGGCGCCGCACTGGAGCCGGCGGACGTCCTGGATGTCCGGCTCCACACCATCCAGGCAGGCACGCGGCGCCCCTTCGGCGTGAACTTCCTCATGGCCCAGCGGGACAGCCGGCATTTCACCACGCGCGAGCACATCGAGACGTGCATCGCCCGGCGCGTGCCCATCGTCTCCTTCCACGGTGGACTGCCACCCGAGGAGTGGGTGGCGGCGCTGCGGGCCGCGGGTGTCCGGGTCTGGGCCCAGGCCCCCTCGGGCGAGGTGGCTCGACGGGCCCTGTCGCTCGATGTGGACGGGCTCATCGCCCAGGGCCGGCAGGCGTCCGGCCTCAATCAGAGCACCACGCCCACCCTGGCGCTGGTGCGCGAGCTGCGCGCACTGACGGACACGGTGCCGGTGCTGGCCGCGGGCGGCATCGCCGACGGGCTCAGCGCGGCGCGAGCCCTCTTCCATGGCGCGGACGGCGTCTGGGTGGGCACGCGCATGGTGGCCTCAGTGGAAGCGCATGCCCACCCGGCCTACAAGCAGCGCATCGTCGATGGGGACGCGGGAGACACGGACGTCACCACCGTCTTCGGACGGGAGTGGCCGGGTCATCGCATGCGCGTGCTGCGCAACCGCGTGGTGCGCGAGTGGACGGGACGTGAGGGCCGCGTGCCCATGCCCATGGCGACACCGGAGCGCATCGGCACCACCCGGCTGTTCCCCGGCACCCCAGGCGGCGGCCCCCTAGTCGACGTGCCACGGCACAGCGCCTTCGTGCCCACCCCGGACACCGAGGGGAACCTGGAAGAGATGGCCATGCCGGCCAGCGGCGCCAGCATGGCGCGCATCGAGAGCGTGCTGCCCGCCGGACAAATCGTGGTGGAGTTGATGGAGCGAGCGCGCCGGGTGCTCGCTGATCCGCATGGCCTGGACGCCGACGCGGATGAGGACGGCCGGGGCTGA
- a CDS encoding transposase, whose protein sequence is MRWYRKASSCRGRAACASRRCRRPRKDLHANDRQGLERRCRYGARGALALERLSRAEDGRSAYRMKRPLPDGTTHLLFTGQELLRRVASLVPPPRANLTRFHGVFAPGARLRPFLVPQAGAQEASAGLEAAAGKERVKERTPRVDFRRVAQEDVRLRRVRLHEVWRQA, encoded by the coding sequence ATGCGCTGGTACCGGAAGGCGTCTTCGTGCCGGGGGAGGGCGGCGTGCGCTTCGAGGCGTTGCCGCCGCCCACGCAAGGACCTGCATGCCAACGACAGGCAGGGACTGGAACGGCGATGCCGCTACGGTGCGCGCGGTGCGCTGGCGCTGGAGCGGCTGTCACGAGCGGAGGACGGCCGCAGCGCCTATCGGATGAAGCGCCCGCTGCCGGACGGCACCACGCACCTGCTCTTCACCGGGCAGGAACTGTTACGGCGTGTAGCGTCCCTGGTACCTCCGCCTCGGGCAAATCTCACGAGATTCCACGGCGTCTTCGCTCCAGGCGCCAGACTGCGGCCATTTCTGGTCCCTCAAGCAGGTGCGCAGGAGGCGAGCGCGGGGCTTGAGGCAGCGGCCGGGAAGGAGCGGGTGAAGGAGAGGACACCGCGAGTGGACTTTCGCCGAGTTGCGCAGGAGGACGTTCGACTTCGACGTGTTCGCCTGCATGAGGTGTGGAGGCAGGCTTAA